A single region of the Candidatus Acidiferrales bacterium genome encodes:
- a CDS encoding fumarate hydratase, producing the protein MEFFQDSMLALITQTSTNLPPDVRAAMKDAIGQETPNTQSAQALAIIASNIDMAEEGEGAICQDTGWPTFEIRTPAGANQIEMRRAIEAALAEATRRGVLRPNSVDSLTGKNTGNNLGPGMPVIHFEQWEKNEIEVRLLLKGGGCENMNAQYSLPCTLEHLGRADRDLEGVRKCILHAVWQAQGQGCSPGAVGVCIGGDRTAGYHHAKLQLFRPLDDTNPNPVLAKLEAEIMASESGANQLGVGTMGFGGKASLIGCKIAAVNRLPASFFVSVAYDCWAFRRLGVVLDAESGAIVRWLYRDPHRPVEKMAAGEGFPLTGREVALEAPLSEAEIRSLKVGDVVLISGDMFTGRDAVHSHLMKNPAPVDLQGQILYHCGPVALKEGDRWTIKAAGPTTSMREEPYQGEIIKKFGIRAVIGKGGMGAKTLAALKEHGAVYLNAIGGAAQYYARCVEKVRGVHLLEFGTPEAMWHLEVKNFVAIVTMDAHGQSLHAEV; encoded by the coding sequence ATGGAATTTTTTCAAGACAGCATGCTTGCCCTGATCACCCAAACCTCGACCAACCTTCCGCCGGACGTCCGCGCTGCCATGAAGGATGCCATCGGCCAGGAAACGCCGAATACGCAATCGGCCCAGGCGCTGGCCATCATTGCGTCGAACATTGACATGGCCGAGGAGGGCGAGGGCGCCATTTGCCAGGATACCGGCTGGCCGACTTTTGAAATCAGGACGCCCGCGGGGGCCAACCAGATCGAGATGCGCCGGGCCATCGAAGCCGCGCTGGCGGAAGCCACCCGCCGCGGCGTCCTGCGGCCGAACTCGGTGGATTCGCTTACCGGCAAAAATACCGGCAACAACCTGGGACCGGGGATGCCGGTCATCCACTTCGAGCAATGGGAGAAGAATGAGATTGAGGTGAGGCTGCTGCTCAAGGGCGGTGGCTGCGAGAACATGAACGCGCAGTATTCGCTCCCCTGCACGCTCGAGCATCTTGGCCGCGCCGACCGCGACCTGGAAGGGGTGCGCAAGTGCATCCTGCACGCGGTCTGGCAAGCGCAGGGGCAGGGCTGCAGCCCCGGCGCGGTGGGCGTCTGCATCGGCGGTGACCGCACGGCGGGCTACCACCACGCCAAGTTGCAGCTCTTCCGTCCGCTCGATGACACGAACCCGAATCCGGTTCTAGCCAAACTCGAAGCGGAAATCATGGCTTCTGAGAGCGGAGCAAACCAGCTCGGCGTCGGGACGATGGGGTTTGGCGGCAAGGCTTCTCTCATCGGCTGCAAGATCGCCGCCGTCAACCGCCTGCCAGCAAGCTTCTTTGTTTCGGTGGCGTATGATTGTTGGGCTTTCCGTCGCCTGGGCGTTGTGCTCGACGCCGAAAGCGGTGCCATCGTGCGCTGGCTCTACCGCGACCCGCACCGGCCGGTGGAGAAAATGGCGGCCGGCGAAGGTTTTCCCCTGACCGGGAGAGAAGTGGCCCTGGAAGCGCCCCTCAGCGAGGCCGAGATTCGCAGCTTGAAGGTGGGCGACGTTGTGCTCATCAGCGGCGATATGTTCACCGGGCGCGATGCCGTCCACTCGCACTTGATGAAAAATCCCGCGCCGGTGGACTTGCAGGGGCAAATTCTCTATCACTGCGGGCCGGTGGCGCTCAAAGAGGGTGACCGTTGGACGATCAAGGCGGCGGGACCGACCACCAGCATGCGCGAAGAGCCCTACCAGGGCGAGATCATCAAGAAATTCGGCATCCGTGCCGTGATCGGTAAAGGCGGCATGGGGGCGAAGACGCTCGCTGCCCTGAAAGAGCACGGCGCGGTTTATTTGAATGCCATCGGTGGCGCGGCGCAGTATTACGCCCGTTGCGTCGAGAAGGTGAGGGGGGTGCATCTGCTCGAATTCGGCACCCCGGAAGCGATGTGGCACCTTGAGGTGAAGAACTTCGTTGCCATCGTGACCATGGACGCCCACGGCCAGAGCCTCCACGCGGAAGTG